A stretch of Burkholderiales bacterium DNA encodes these proteins:
- the ltaE gene encoding low-specificity L-threonine aldolase, which yields MKVIDLRSDTVTKPTAPMRAAMAAAEVGDDVYGEDPTVNRLEALAAQMLGKEAAIFVVSGTQSNLLALLSHCERGDEYIVGQQGHTYKYEGGGAAVLGSIQPQPLDYEPDGTLDLAKVEAAIKPDDPHFARTRLLCLENTQAGKVLPLEYLKRARAFCDRKGLGLHLDGARIFNAAVDLGVPVTEISRHFDTVSVCLSKGLGAPVGSVLCGPRDLIARARRWRKVVGGGMRQAGVLAAAGIYALQHHVERLREDHENARALAESLARIEGIRLAAGAQTNMVFVNMALQRGARLREWLRGRDMLINAGYGTIRLVTHLDVDRADVARFASAVEEFFAKAA from the coding sequence ATGAAAGTCATCGACCTTCGCAGCGACACCGTCACCAAGCCCACCGCGCCGATGCGCGCTGCCATGGCGGCCGCGGAAGTGGGTGATGACGTCTATGGCGAAGACCCCACCGTCAACCGACTGGAGGCGCTCGCCGCGCAGATGCTGGGCAAGGAGGCCGCGATCTTCGTGGTCAGCGGGACACAAAGCAATCTGCTCGCACTGCTGTCGCATTGCGAGCGTGGCGACGAGTACATCGTCGGCCAGCAGGGACATACCTACAAGTACGAAGGCGGCGGCGCCGCGGTACTGGGCAGCATCCAGCCCCAGCCGCTCGATTACGAGCCGGATGGCACCCTCGATCTGGCGAAAGTGGAGGCGGCGATCAAACCCGACGACCCGCACTTCGCGCGCACGCGGTTGCTGTGCCTGGAGAACACGCAGGCCGGCAAAGTGCTTCCGCTGGAGTATCTGAAACGCGCGCGCGCGTTCTGCGACCGCAAAGGCCTCGGCTTGCATCTGGACGGCGCGCGCATCTTCAACGCGGCGGTGGACCTGGGGGTGCCCGTAACCGAGATCAGCCGCCACTTCGATACCGTGTCGGTGTGCCTGTCCAAGGGTCTCGGGGCGCCGGTCGGCTCCGTGCTGTGCGGACCGAGGGACCTGATCGCCAGGGCGCGACGTTGGCGCAAAGTCGTCGGCGGCGGGATGCGGCAGGCCGGCGTGCTGGCCGCGGCCGGCATCTACGCCCTGCAGCATCACGTGGAGCGGCTGAGGGAAGATCACGAGAACGCCAGGGCGCTGGCCGAATCCCTGGCGAGGATCGAAGGGATTCGCCTGGCCGCAGGCGCTCAGACCAACATGGTGTTCGTCAACATGGCGCTGCAACGCGGCGCGCGACTGCGCGAGTGGCTGAGGGGGCGCGACATGTTGATCAACGCCGGTTACGGGACCATCCGCCTGGTCACGCATCTGGACGTGGATCGCGCCGACGTGGCCCGGTTCGCGAGCGCAGTGGAGGAATTCTTCGCCAAGGCTGCTTGA
- a CDS encoding acetamidase/formamidase family protein: MKKNLAILLSALLGAAAWSAFADTSDVKTQSVVRVKKQGAHCADDPNCFNRYHPAIKPVARARPGQLIVVETRDALDSNLTVESEPKDVLAADLNLVHPMTGPIHIEGARRGDVLAVTLVDIAPDEYGYTTIVPGFGFLRDLYPKPYIANWKLNRLEAVSDQIPGVRIPFNGFMGSVGTLPGEPEIRKWLEREKALGEAGGIALPPQPTGALPAAICGPNGSHKDQCLRTIPPRENGGNMDIKQMVVGTTLLLPCYIDGCGLFVGDVHYAQGDGEVAGTAIEMGAVVTVRTEIRKGMAAMMKQGPHFEGGSQLKALEPDKFYATVGYPLKNAGEVLPYVTYLDSKKIGPLSNLSEDLTAAARNSLVEMIDWLMKTKGYSREQAYVITSVACDLRIGNVVDLPNYAVSTICPLEIFDK; this comes from the coding sequence ATGAAGAAAAACCTTGCAATACTTCTGTCCGCGCTCTTGGGCGCGGCCGCGTGGAGCGCGTTCGCCGATACCAGTGACGTCAAGACCCAGTCCGTCGTTCGGGTGAAGAAGCAGGGTGCGCACTGCGCCGACGACCCGAACTGCTTCAACCGCTATCACCCCGCCATCAAGCCGGTCGCGCGTGCCAGACCTGGCCAGCTCATCGTGGTCGAGACGCGGGACGCGCTGGACTCGAACCTGACGGTCGAGTCCGAGCCGAAGGACGTGCTCGCCGCAGACCTGAACCTCGTGCACCCGATGACCGGTCCGATCCATATCGAAGGCGCAAGGCGTGGGGACGTACTGGCCGTCACGCTGGTCGACATTGCGCCGGACGAATACGGTTATACGACGATCGTCCCGGGCTTCGGGTTCCTGCGCGATCTGTATCCCAAGCCCTACATCGCCAACTGGAAACTCAACCGGCTGGAAGCCGTATCGGATCAGATTCCCGGCGTGCGCATACCGTTCAACGGCTTCATGGGTTCCGTGGGCACGCTGCCGGGTGAGCCCGAAATCAGGAAATGGCTGGAGCGCGAGAAAGCGCTCGGGGAGGCCGGTGGAATCGCTTTGCCGCCACAGCCGACCGGCGCGCTGCCCGCTGCGATCTGCGGCCCGAACGGAAGCCACAAGGATCAGTGCCTGCGCACCATTCCGCCGCGCGAGAACGGCGGCAACATGGATATCAAGCAGATGGTCGTGGGCACCACCTTGCTGCTGCCCTGCTACATCGACGGTTGCGGGCTGTTTGTCGGCGATGTGCACTACGCGCAAGGCGACGGCGAAGTCGCCGGCACCGCGATCGAGATGGGCGCGGTCGTCACCGTGCGTACCGAGATCCGCAAGGGGATGGCGGCCATGATGAAACAGGGCCCGCACTTCGAGGGCGGCTCTCAACTGAAGGCGCTGGAGCCCGACAAGTTCTATGCAACCGTGGGCTACCCGCTGAAGAACGCGGGCGAGGTGCTGCCCTACGTGACCTACCTCGACAGCAAGAAGATCGGGCCGCTCAGCAACCTCTCGGAAGACCTCACGGCAGCGGCGCGCAATTCGCTGGTGGAGATGATCGACTGGCTGATGAAGACGAAGGGCTATAGTCGGGAGCAGGCCTATGTCATCACCAGCGTCGCCTGCGACCTGCGAATCGGCAACGTGGTGGACCTGCCGAACTACGCGGTGTCGACCATCTGCCCGCTGGAGATCTTCGACAAATAG
- a CDS encoding HupE/UreJ family protein, giving the protein METTETTKDATEASCEKRPAAAPRFAASLVALLGLLAAAAPYDVHAHQTKLSSSRLALEGQEVRAELELNGIDLNVAAQLALTDAADQVLPDRLEAQKDRVFGYVLERATLSVAGGAACEARPESIAAKGDHVVLTLKYRCPAADRPLSYRVVLFHEVDPAARHMVSVQARKSWIGLLGTGNPVLQIGGEPAGLGETVWRYFVSGVEHIAIGYDHIAFLLAVIVLARRFWPLFAVVTAFTVAHSITLSLAVLEVVTLPSRLVEAAIAGSIVYVAAENFFVSDIRRRWWITFAFGLVHGFGFASVLREYGIPRDAVVPALAAFNVGVEIGQLLIVGAATLLWKAGFALGRARGLQPTEPLQRKVGLGLSGAVLVLGLYWLVERVFATG; this is encoded by the coding sequence ATGGAAACCACCGAGACCACCAAGGACGCCACGGAAGCCAGTTGCGAAAAGCGCCCGGCGGCCGCGCCGCGATTCGCGGCAAGCCTGGTCGCGCTGCTGGGCCTGCTGGCGGCCGCGGCGCCCTACGACGTTCACGCTCACCAGACCAAGCTTTCCAGTTCCAGGCTCGCGCTCGAGGGTCAGGAGGTCCGCGCGGAGCTCGAGCTCAACGGAATCGATCTGAACGTTGCCGCGCAGCTCGCGCTCACCGATGCGGCGGATCAGGTTCTTCCCGACCGGCTCGAGGCGCAGAAGGATCGAGTGTTCGGCTATGTCCTGGAGCGCGCGACGTTGAGCGTGGCCGGCGGAGCGGCGTGCGAGGCGAGGCCGGAGTCGATCGCGGCCAAGGGCGACCACGTGGTGCTGACACTGAAGTACCGCTGCCCGGCCGCGGATCGCCCCTTGTCGTACCGCGTCGTGCTTTTCCACGAAGTCGATCCGGCCGCCCGGCACATGGTCAGCGTCCAAGCGCGGAAGAGCTGGATCGGTCTGCTCGGCACGGGCAATCCGGTGCTGCAGATCGGTGGCGAACCGGCGGGGCTCGGCGAGACGGTCTGGCGCTACTTCGTCTCGGGTGTCGAGCACATCGCGATCGGCTACGATCACATCGCGTTCCTGCTCGCGGTGATCGTGCTCGCGCGCCGTTTCTGGCCGCTGTTTGCGGTCGTGACGGCATTTACCGTCGCCCACTCCATCACGCTGTCGCTGGCGGTGCTCGAGGTCGTTACGCTTCCCTCGCGGCTGGTCGAGGCGGCGATTGCGGGGAGCATCGTCTATGTGGCCGCCGAGAACTTCTTCGTCAGCGACATCCGCCGTCGGTGGTGGATTACCTTCGCGTTCGGCCTGGTGCACGGCTTCGGATTCGCCTCCGTGCTGCGCGAGTACGGGATCCCCCGCGATGCCGTCGTGCCGGCCCTGGCCGCGTTCAACGTCGGCGTGGAGATCGGGCAGTTGCTGATCGTCGGAGCCGCCACGTTGTTGTGGAAAGCCGGATTCGCGCTCGGGCGGGCGAGGGGCCTGCAGCCGACCGAGCCGTTACAGCGCAAGGTAGGGCTGGGGCTTTCCGGCGCGGTCCTGGTGCTGGGATTGTATTGGCTGGTGGAACGGGTGTTCGCCACGGGTTGA
- a CDS encoding S9 family peptidase → MPRIPHPTPPAAPRRPHVVEIHGIRRIDDYHWLRERNSPDVRAYLEAENAYTRAMMKPSELLQRKLYREMVGRIKESDVEVAYRDGRFYYYSRTRKGQQYRIYCRKRESLSAEEEIILDLNALARGKPYLGVGTMEVSPDGALLAYSTDFTGFREYTLQVKDLSSGELLPDRIEKVRSATWAMDSRTLFYVTEDETKRASRVWRKRLGEAHGVPLYEETDARFSVGVARCRSDRYIFITSHSTTTTEVRFLRADRPEAEPLLFLPRREGHEYYVDHGGDRFYVITNDRGRNFRLVGAPLESPGEAPWHELVPHREDVMLAGVDVFARYLVLHERSGGFPRLTVRRIADGATHEIAFPEPVRNVYGGVNAEFDSGTYRLSYSSYVTPPSVYDYDIEPRRLRLLKQREVRGGYDPSMYRVELHYGIAPDGTRVPISLVYRKDRRKAGAQPMLLTGYGAYGIPHDVDFSSSRLSLLDRGVVHACAHVRGGGELGKRWHDEGRLLSKKNTFTDFIACAEHLIREHYTDPSRLVIQGGSAGGLLMGAVTNMRPELFRAVVAQVPFVDVVNTMLDESLPLTTGEYEEWGDPRDKRYFDYMLSYSPYDNIERKAYPAMLVEGSLHDSQVMYWEPAKYVAKLRALKTDLNPLLLRTNMTAGHGGSSGRYDYLKEVAFAYAFILGVVGITR, encoded by the coding sequence GTGCCTCGAATTCCCCATCCGACTCCGCCGGCCGCACCGCGGCGTCCACACGTCGTCGAAATCCATGGCATCCGACGCATCGATGACTATCACTGGCTGCGCGAGCGGAATTCGCCCGACGTGCGGGCCTACCTGGAGGCGGAGAATGCCTACACCCGGGCGATGATGAAGCCGAGCGAACTCCTGCAGCGCAAGCTCTACCGCGAAATGGTGGGGCGCATCAAGGAGTCCGATGTGGAGGTGGCCTATCGGGATGGCCGCTTCTACTACTACTCGCGTACCCGCAAAGGCCAGCAGTACCGGATCTATTGCCGCAAGCGCGAGAGCCTGTCGGCCGAAGAAGAAATCATCCTGGACCTCAACGCGTTGGCCCGCGGCAAGCCGTACCTGGGCGTCGGCACGATGGAAGTCAGCCCGGACGGCGCTTTGCTCGCGTACTCCACGGATTTCACCGGCTTCCGGGAATACACGCTGCAGGTGAAAGACCTGTCGTCGGGGGAGCTGCTTCCAGACCGGATCGAGAAGGTGCGCTCGGCGACCTGGGCGATGGACAGCCGGACGCTGTTCTATGTGACCGAAGATGAGACCAAGCGGGCCAGCCGCGTGTGGCGCAAACGGCTGGGCGAGGCGCACGGCGTGCCGCTGTACGAGGAGACCGACGCCCGCTTCTCGGTGGGCGTGGCCCGATGCCGCAGCGACCGCTATATCTTCATCACCTCCCACAGCACGACCACCACCGAGGTCAGGTTCCTGCGTGCAGACCGTCCCGAGGCCGAGCCGCTGCTTTTTCTGCCGCGCCGCGAGGGCCACGAATACTACGTCGACCACGGCGGCGACCGCTTTTACGTGATCACCAACGATCGCGGGCGCAATTTCCGCCTCGTGGGCGCGCCGCTCGAATCGCCCGGCGAAGCGCCCTGGCACGAGCTGGTGCCGCACCGGGAAGACGTGATGCTCGCGGGCGTGGACGTATTTGCCCGCTACCTCGTTCTGCACGAGCGTTCGGGCGGCTTCCCGCGGCTGACCGTGCGGCGAATCGCCGATGGCGCCACCCATGAGATCGCGTTTCCCGAACCGGTGCGCAACGTTTACGGCGGCGTCAACGCGGAGTTCGACAGCGGGACCTACCGGCTGTCCTATTCCTCCTACGTGACGCCGCCTTCGGTGTACGACTACGACATCGAGCCGCGCAGACTGCGGCTGCTCAAGCAGCGCGAGGTGCGCGGCGGATACGACCCGTCCATGTACCGGGTGGAGCTGCATTACGGAATCGCTCCCGACGGCACCCGCGTTCCGATCTCGCTCGTGTACCGCAAGGATCGGCGCAAGGCCGGGGCGCAGCCCATGCTGCTCACCGGCTACGGCGCCTACGGCATCCCGCACGACGTGGATTTCTCCTCATCGCGCCTGTCGCTGCTCGATCGCGGCGTGGTCCACGCCTGTGCCCATGTGCGCGGTGGAGGAGAGCTGGGCAAGCGCTGGCACGACGAAGGGCGCTTGCTCAGCAAGAAGAACACCTTCACCGACTTCATCGCCTGCGCCGAGCATCTGATCCGCGAACACTATACCGACCCTTCCCGGCTGGTGATCCAGGGCGGCAGTGCCGGCGGACTGCTGATGGGCGCGGTGACCAACATGCGCCCGGAGCTGTTCCGTGCAGTGGTCGCCCAGGTGCCGTTCGTCGACGTGGTCAATACCATGCTCGACGAGTCCCTTCCGCTGACCACGGGCGAGTACGAAGAATGGGGCGATCCCAGGGACAAGCGCTACTTCGACTACATGCTGTCCTATTCGCCGTACGACAACATCGAGCGCAAGGCCTATCCGGCGATGCTGGTCGAGGGCTCGCTCCACGACAGCCAGGTGATGTACTGGGAGCCGGCGAAATACGTGGCCAAGCTGCGCGCGCTGAAGACCGATCTGAACCCGCTGCTGTTGAGGACCAACATGACAGCGGGACACGGCGGATCGTCCGGCCGCTACGATTACCTGAAGGAGGTGGCCTTCGCCTACGCATTCATCCTCGGCGTGGTCGGGATCACGCGCTGA
- a CDS encoding DUF3460 family protein — protein MAAYESEVTRFIREFLQKHPEIVEKQKQARATWWDRPQDLEERRRLEEAEVPKKPYEYY, from the coding sequence ATGGCAGCTTACGAATCCGAGGTCACCAGGTTCATCCGCGAGTTCCTGCAGAAACATCCCGAGATCGTCGAAAAGCAGAAGCAGGCGCGGGCGACCTGGTGGGACCGGCCACAGGACCTGGAGGAGCGCAGACGGCTCGAAGAGGCCGAGGTGCCGAAAAAGCCGTACGAGTACTACTGA
- the pdhA gene encoding pyruvate dehydrogenase (acetyl-transferring) E1 component subunit alpha: protein MQESRHEAAQRAELPATTVVARFQIGCLRYLDQAGDALQPLPQFAAGPETLTRMYQALVLARAFDAKAIALQRTGKIGTYAAALGQEAVGVGTAFAMGAEDVLFPSYRESAAMLVRGVTMEELLLYWAGDERGSNFSGPRADFPICVPVASQAPHAAGAAYAFKLRGERRVAVCVLGDGATSKGDFYEAINFAGVHALPVVFVINNNGWAISVPLRLQTAAQTLAQKAIAAGVEGLQVDGNDVIAVRDAVERAAAKARSGGGPTLIEALTYRLGDHTTADDATRYRDPEEVKAQWRFEPIARLRAYLSGRGWWDKEREEALHGQCAERIQKALDAFEAMPPPGPEAMFDHLYASLPKALQAQRARAIEEHRRRG from the coding sequence ATGCAAGAAAGCCGCCACGAAGCGGCGCAACGGGCCGAGCTCCCCGCCACCACGGTGGTGGCGCGCTTTCAGATCGGTTGTCTGCGCTACCTAGACCAGGCGGGCGACGCGCTCCAGCCTCTTCCCCAGTTTGCGGCCGGCCCCGAGACGCTGACGCGCATGTACCAGGCGCTGGTGCTCGCGCGCGCTTTCGACGCCAAGGCGATCGCCCTTCAGCGCACCGGCAAGATCGGCACGTACGCCGCCGCGCTCGGTCAGGAAGCCGTGGGCGTGGGCACGGCCTTTGCAATGGGCGCCGAAGACGTGCTGTTCCCCTCCTATCGCGAATCGGCCGCCATGCTGGTGCGTGGCGTGACGATGGAAGAGCTGCTGCTGTACTGGGCGGGCGATGAGCGGGGGAGCAACTTCAGCGGCCCGCGCGCCGACTTCCCGATCTGCGTTCCGGTGGCTTCCCAGGCGCCCCATGCCGCGGGTGCCGCCTATGCGTTCAAGCTCAGGGGCGAGCGTCGGGTCGCGGTGTGCGTGCTGGGCGACGGCGCGACTTCGAAAGGCGACTTCTACGAAGCGATCAACTTCGCCGGCGTGCACGCGCTGCCGGTGGTTTTCGTCATCAACAACAACGGCTGGGCGATCTCGGTGCCGCTGCGTCTGCAGACCGCGGCGCAGACTCTGGCGCAGAAGGCGATCGCCGCCGGCGTGGAGGGCTTGCAGGTCGACGGCAACGATGTGATCGCGGTGCGCGACGCGGTGGAGCGTGCGGCGGCCAAGGCGCGAAGCGGAGGCGGACCGACGCTCATCGAGGCGCTCACCTACCGGCTGGGCGACCACACTACCGCCGACGATGCGACCCGTTACCGCGATCCGGAAGAAGTCAAGGCCCAGTGGCGCTTCGAGCCGATCGCCCGCCTGCGCGCCTATCTGTCCGGCCGCGGCTGGTGGGACAAGGAGCGCGAGGAGGCGCTGCACGGCCAATGCGCCGAGCGCATCCAGAAGGCGCTCGACGCGTTCGAGGCGATGCCGCCGCCGGGACCCGAGGCGATGTTCGATCATCTCTATGCCAGCCTGCCGAAGGCGCTTCAGGCGCAGCGCGCGCGAGCCATCGAGGAGCATCGACGCCGTGGCTGA
- a CDS encoding alpha-ketoacid dehydrogenase subunit beta encodes MAEVNLVQAINMALAHEMARDPDVIVLGEDVGANGGVFRATVDLQRRFGLERVLDTPLAEGLIAGAAVGMAAQGLKPVAEIQFTGFIHACLDQIINHAARLRHRTRGRLTCPMVLRSTCGAGIHAPEHHSESPEAIFAHVPGVRVVIPSSPLRAYGLLLAAIRDPDPVVFLEPTRLYRLFKQEVPDDGEALPLDACFVEREGRDVTLVSWGASLREALAAAQALSAEGIAAEVIDVATLKILDMDTILESVAKTGRCVIVHEAPRCAGFGAEIAANLAEHGLLALFAPVQRVTGYDVVTPLARLEQEFMPGTARVVDAVHRAMEYR; translated from the coding sequence GTGGCTGAAGTGAATCTGGTGCAGGCGATCAACATGGCGCTCGCGCACGAGATGGCGCGCGATCCCGACGTCATCGTGCTCGGCGAGGACGTCGGCGCCAACGGCGGCGTGTTCCGCGCCACGGTGGACTTGCAGCGGCGTTTCGGCTTGGAGCGCGTGCTCGACACGCCCCTGGCCGAAGGGCTGATCGCCGGTGCCGCGGTGGGCATGGCTGCCCAGGGCCTGAAGCCGGTGGCCGAAATCCAGTTCACCGGATTCATCCATGCATGCCTCGACCAGATCATCAATCACGCAGCGCGGCTGCGGCATCGCACGCGTGGAAGACTCACCTGCCCGATGGTGCTGCGCTCGACCTGCGGCGCCGGCATCCACGCGCCCGAGCACCACTCGGAAAGCCCCGAAGCGATATTCGCCCATGTCCCGGGTGTGCGCGTGGTGATTCCATCCTCGCCGCTGCGCGCCTATGGTCTGTTGCTCGCGGCGATCCGCGATCCCGATCCGGTTGTCTTCCTGGAGCCCACCCGCCTCTATCGCCTGTTCAAGCAGGAAGTTCCCGACGACGGCGAAGCGCTGCCGCTGGACGCCTGTTTCGTCGAGCGCGAAGGCCGGGACGTGACGCTCGTGAGCTGGGGTGCGAGCCTGCGCGAAGCGCTGGCCGCCGCGCAGGCGCTGAGCGCAGAGGGGATCGCTGCCGAAGTGATCGACGTGGCGACCCTGAAGATCCTGGACATGGACACGATCCTCGAATCGGTCGCCAAGACCGGGCGCTGCGTGATCGTGCACGAGGCGCCGCGTTGCGCCGGCTTCGGCGCGGAAATCGCGGCGAACCTCGCCGAGCACGGGCTGCTCGCGCTTTTCGCTCCCGTGCAGCGAGTCACCGGTTACGACGTCGTCACGCCGCTGGCGCGGCTGGAGCAGGAGTTCATGCCCGGCACCGCGCGCGTCGTCGACGCCGTGCACCGCGCCATGGAGTACCGTTGA
- a CDS encoding dihydrolipoamide acetyltransferase family protein: MNVFKLPDLGEGLQEAEIVQWHVQAGQLVAVDQPLVSVETAKALVDIPSPRSGKVLRLFAKVGEVVPVGAPLLAFEGEGEDTGAVVGAVEVGTALVAESATAETRRPVATSAKAAPAVRALARQLSVDIAVVTPTGPEGTITAEDVRRTAKMLAEAAAQEPLRGVRRAMAQNMAIANAEVAAATVVDDADIDAWPAGTDITIRLIRALVAACRAEPALNAWFDARSMSRRLMTKIDVGIATDTPDGLFVPVLRDVANRDAPDLRRGLDRMIADVKARRVPPEELRGYTITLSNFGMIAGRYAAPVVLPPTVAILGAGRVRPEVVAVNGTPAVHRILPLSLTFDHRAVTGGEAARFLAAAIADLQRAQ, translated from the coding sequence ATGAATGTGTTCAAGCTGCCGGACCTCGGCGAAGGTCTGCAGGAAGCCGAGATCGTCCAATGGCATGTCCAAGCCGGGCAGCTCGTGGCGGTGGACCAGCCGCTGGTATCGGTCGAAACGGCCAAAGCGCTGGTCGACATCCCCTCTCCCCGGTCCGGGAAGGTGCTCAGGCTGTTCGCGAAGGTCGGCGAGGTCGTGCCGGTCGGCGCGCCCCTCCTCGCATTCGAGGGCGAAGGCGAGGACACCGGGGCGGTGGTCGGCGCCGTCGAGGTGGGCACTGCGCTCGTAGCGGAGAGCGCGACCGCCGAAACGCGGCGGCCCGTGGCCACGAGTGCCAAAGCCGCACCCGCGGTGCGCGCGCTGGCGCGACAGCTCTCGGTCGACATCGCAGTGGTCACTCCGACCGGACCCGAAGGCACGATCACCGCGGAAGACGTGCGGCGCACGGCGAAGATGCTCGCGGAGGCCGCTGCGCAGGAGCCATTGCGCGGCGTGCGCCGCGCAATGGCACAGAACATGGCCATCGCCAACGCCGAGGTGGCGGCGGCGACCGTGGTCGACGACGCCGATATCGACGCCTGGCCCGCCGGCACCGACATCACGATCCGCCTGATCCGGGCGCTCGTCGCGGCCTGCCGCGCCGAGCCCGCGCTCAACGCCTGGTTTGACGCCCGCTCCATGAGCCGCCGGCTGATGACAAAGATCGACGTCGGCATCGCCACCGATACGCCGGACGGTTTGTTCGTGCCGGTGCTGCGCGATGTGGCCAACCGCGATGCGCCCGACCTGCGACGCGGACTGGACCGCATGATCGCCGACGTCAAGGCGCGGCGCGTGCCGCCCGAGGAGTTGCGCGGCTACACGATCACGCTGTCCAACTTCGGCATGATCGCCGGCCGCTATGCCGCGCCGGTGGTGCTGCCGCCCACCGTGGCGATCCTCGGGGCGGGGCGCGTACGGCCGGAAGTCGTCGCCGTGAACGGCACACCCGCGGTGCACCGGATCTTGCCGTTGAGCCTGACCTTCGATCACCGTGCGGTCACCGGCGGTGAAGCCGCACGTTTCCTCGCTGCCGCGATCGCCGATCTGCAACGCGCGCAATAG
- a CDS encoding DUF481 domain-containing protein, whose amino-acid sequence MAWRFLVLGLCLAGRTAHADEIVLHNGDRISGEIVRLERGKLLVKTPYAGDVRIDWAQVATLSTDEPVYATIDQSNRIEAVFAQSDPGSATLSGGNWLETSPLPLGRITAMTRKPEPPVKVTGHINVGASATSGNTDTEKVHADMEVVARSVENRFTIGGAVNKAEDSGVQTESNWIAYLKYDHFITRKWYAYSNADMESDEFKDINLRTTLGVGTGYQFLETPATNLSLEGGLNYVNTDFDMGADESYPAGRWALKFDHYLFGSKTQAFHRNEGFSALDDSENLFVRTQSGLRWPVIARLSATAQYNVDWDANPAPGRARTDRTVLFTLGYNW is encoded by the coding sequence ATGGCCTGGAGATTCCTCGTTCTCGGTTTATGCCTTGCCGGCCGGACGGCGCACGCCGATGAAATAGTGCTGCACAACGGCGATCGCATCAGCGGCGAGATCGTGCGTCTGGAGAGAGGCAAGCTCCTGGTGAAGACGCCGTACGCGGGCGATGTGCGCATCGACTGGGCGCAGGTCGCAACGCTTTCCACCGACGAGCCGGTCTACGCGACGATCGACCAGTCCAATCGAATCGAAGCGGTGTTCGCGCAGTCGGATCCGGGCAGCGCGACGTTGTCCGGAGGAAACTGGCTGGAAACCAGCCCCCTTCCTCTGGGCCGCATCACGGCGATGACGCGCAAGCCGGAGCCGCCGGTCAAGGTCACTGGGCACATCAACGTCGGCGCATCGGCCACGTCTGGCAACACGGATACCGAGAAGGTTCATGCCGACATGGAAGTGGTCGCGCGCTCGGTCGAGAACCGATTCACCATCGGCGGTGCGGTAAACAAGGCAGAGGACAGCGGCGTGCAGACCGAATCGAACTGGATCGCCTACCTGAAGTACGACCACTTCATCACCCGGAAGTGGTACGCGTACTCGAACGCCGACATGGAAAGCGACGAGTTCAAGGACATCAACCTCCGAACCACGCTCGGCGTCGGTACCGGCTACCAGTTTCTCGAAACACCGGCGACCAACCTGTCACTCGAAGGCGGCTTGAACTACGTCAACACTGACTTCGACATGGGCGCCGACGAGAGCTACCCGGCGGGCCGCTGGGCGCTGAAGTTCGACCACTACTTGTTTGGCTCGAAGACGCAGGCCTTCCATCGCAACGAGGGCTTTTCCGCCCTCGACGACTCCGAGAACCTGTTCGTGCGCACCCAGAGCGGGTTGCGCTGGCCGGTGATCGCGCGCCTGTCGGCGACCGCGCAATACAACGTGGACTGGGACGCGAATCCCGCGCCGGGCCGTGCTCGCACCGACCGGACGGTCCTTTTCACGTTGGGATACAACTGGTGA